One genomic window of Evansella cellulosilytica DSM 2522 includes the following:
- a CDS encoding ArsR/SmtB family transcription factor, with product MSAQKKYDVFQAIADPTRREIVRMLAKRDMPVTLISEQFEISRPAVSKHLKVLSESQVVSVQRFGREKRYHLEREAFLEIKEWLAYFDQFWDNKLEKLRHTLEGDTNHIRPIKKS from the coding sequence ATGTCTGCTCAAAAAAAGTACGATGTTTTTCAAGCAATTGCCGATCCAACGCGTCGAGAAATCGTACGTATGCTCGCGAAGCGTGATATGCCAGTTACTTTAATCAGTGAACAGTTTGAAATAAGTCGACCAGCTGTATCCAAGCACTTAAAAGTACTATCTGAATCACAAGTAGTTTCTGTTCAACGGTTCGGCCGAGAAAAAAGGTACCACCTAGAACGAGAGGCATTCTTAGAAATAAAAGAATGGCTCGCTTACTTTGACCAATTCTGGGATAACAAATTAGAAAAACTACGCCACACATTAGAAGGCGACACCAATCACATACGCCCCATCAAAAAAAGCTAA
- a CDS encoding pentapeptide repeat-containing protein → MKIDLPKIQKELPAKDFADIFHEEDHELIMCSVTDADFINEVLERARLTNMVVKNCRFNNTEFGRIDVTDVTFENCDFSNAKLSGASIHRVTFHNCKLLGVDFTESSFGNVKFDQSLLNLAAFGNSKLQKVIFQETMLEGSDFYDCILKKVEFNLCTLDGTNFEQTPLKGIDISTSTFDSLIVSINDLNGCKVSSHQAIQLSSLIGLVIKD, encoded by the coding sequence ATGAAAATTGATTTACCTAAAATACAGAAGGAACTACCTGCAAAGGACTTTGCTGATATTTTTCACGAAGAAGACCATGAACTTATAATGTGCAGTGTAACTGATGCGGACTTTATAAATGAGGTATTAGAAAGAGCACGACTAACGAATATGGTAGTTAAAAATTGTCGGTTCAATAACACTGAATTCGGAAGAATAGATGTTACCGATGTTACGTTTGAAAACTGTGATTTCTCCAATGCTAAGCTGAGTGGAGCGTCCATTCATCGTGTGACGTTTCATAACTGTAAATTGTTAGGTGTTGATTTTACTGAATCTAGCTTTGGTAATGTTAAGTTTGATCAATCATTATTAAACTTAGCAGCATTCGGAAACTCAAAGCTACAAAAGGTGATATTCCAGGAGACAATGCTTGAAGGCTCCGACTTTTATGACTGCATCCTAAAAAAAGTTGAATTTAACCTATGCACACTTGATGGTACAAACTTTGAACAAACACCTTTAAAAGGAATTGATATAAGCACATCTACATTTGACAGCCTCATCGTATCAATAAACGACTTAAATGGCTGTAAAGTTTCTTCCCACCAAGCCATCCAACTATCATCACTGATCGGCTTGGTGATCAAAGATTAA
- a CDS encoding DUF2809 domain-containing protein: MNRLIHFRFGNLRYLYIVLVVFTMLLGLASRKYSDLLTLFLAENAGDALWAMMIYFGFRFLLVKKSLITAILLSLLFCFGIEFSQLYQAEWINEIRSTVLGALILGKGFLIVDLFRYATGIGIAAIIDKGILKFSRSISLKR; the protein is encoded by the coding sequence ATGAATAGGCTTATTCATTTTCGTTTTGGTAACTTGAGATATTTATATATAGTACTCGTTGTTTTTACTATGTTATTAGGGTTAGCTTCGAGAAAATACAGTGACTTGCTTACATTATTTTTAGCGGAAAATGCTGGAGATGCGTTGTGGGCGATGATGATCTATTTTGGATTCCGTTTCTTACTGGTGAAAAAAAGCCTGATTACTGCTATCCTCCTTAGTTTACTGTTCTGCTTCGGAATTGAGTTTAGTCAGCTATACCAGGCAGAGTGGATTAACGAGATTCGAAGTACAGTGCTCGGAGCATTGATATTAGGCAAAGGCTTTCTCATAGTGGATCTGTTCCGATATGCAACAGGAATAGGGATAGCTGCTATTATTGATAAAGGAATACTCAAGTTTTCTCGGTCCATTTCTCTGAAGAGATAA
- a CDS encoding serine hydrolase domain-containing protein, giving the protein MNTTILKEEGLIINWQPFEFFLHEKMKQENIPGVAVAASINGEIIYSKGFGYRNVNKKEKVTPSTIFGVASVTKSFTALAIMLLEEEGKLSATDSVVKHLPELMIPGVEDMADIKIYHLLSHTTGLAPLERREDFNQIKDHITYLTHEHELLGKPGDYFSYCNDSFILLGAIIERITGKLFRRHLTEVLLNRIGMYRTTMSLEEVAKYEDVSTPYIWNKDQECLEEQAWPTLGNYEVGGGIRSNALDLLKYGEIYTMNKPAIIAQETIRKMWSDPFPVTEDSYYGYGFKVTPNYCGENMTLVEHGGGQPGVSSNFGFVPEKGIVVTVLCNVSNVSADDIWLQAMNTVLALPLEQKRIAYTITEVSPQKAKRYIGSYHSNEGNTASIIIEDDQLKLKSNGEKYILKGCTERENTFIIETTGKTISFFLDDKDEAWAVLLGSRMLTKKG; this is encoded by the coding sequence ATGAATACAACGATTCTTAAGGAGGAAGGACTTATCATTAATTGGCAACCATTCGAGTTTTTTTTACATGAAAAAATGAAGCAGGAAAACATACCTGGTGTTGCTGTTGCAGCGTCTATAAATGGGGAAATCATCTATAGTAAAGGGTTCGGATACAGAAATGTGAATAAGAAGGAAAAGGTGACTCCCTCCACGATATTCGGTGTAGCTTCTGTTACAAAATCGTTTACAGCACTAGCGATTATGCTGCTTGAAGAGGAGGGGAAGTTATCTGCAACAGATAGCGTGGTGAAGCATTTGCCAGAACTGATGATTCCTGGCGTAGAAGATATGGCTGATATAAAAATTTATCATCTTCTGTCTCATACGACTGGTCTAGCTCCTTTAGAAAGAAGAGAAGACTTTAATCAAATAAAAGATCATATTACATACCTTACGCACGAGCACGAATTACTTGGGAAACCGGGTGACTATTTCAGCTACTGCAATGATAGTTTTATTCTGTTAGGTGCCATTATTGAAAGGATCACAGGTAAGCTTTTTCGTAGACATTTGACAGAGGTGTTACTAAACAGAATTGGCATGTATCGGACAACAATGAGCTTAGAGGAAGTTGCGAAGTATGAAGACGTCAGTACGCCGTACATTTGGAATAAGGACCAAGAATGTTTGGAAGAACAAGCATGGCCGACATTAGGAAATTATGAAGTAGGTGGTGGAATTCGTTCAAACGCTTTAGATTTATTAAAATACGGTGAGATATACACGATGAATAAACCAGCTATTATTGCCCAGGAAACTATAAGAAAAATGTGGTCTGATCCCTTTCCAGTGACGGAGGATTCTTATTATGGGTACGGGTTTAAAGTTACTCCAAATTACTGTGGTGAAAATATGACACTAGTTGAACACGGCGGAGGACAGCCTGGCGTCTCCTCCAACTTTGGTTTTGTACCGGAGAAAGGGATCGTAGTCACAGTATTATGTAATGTTTCCAATGTGTCTGCAGACGATATATGGTTACAAGCGATGAATACTGTATTAGCTCTCCCTTTAGAGCAAAAAAGAATAGCATATACAATCACAGAAGTATCGCCTCAGAAAGCGAAGCGATATATTGGAAGCTATCACTCAAATGAAGGAAATACAGCATCAATAATAATAGAAGATGATCAGCTCAAGCTAAAATCTAATGGGGAGAAATATATACTAAAAGGCTGCACCGAAAGGGAAAATACATTCATTATTGAAACGACAGGAAAAACGATCTCGTTTTTCTTAGATGATAAAGACGAAGCATGGGCAGTGCTACTAGGCTCAAGGATGCTAACAAAAAAAGGCTAA
- a CDS encoding SRPBCC family protein: MSTVPEIRKQTVFQAPIEKVWQAVATAEGIASWFMENDFTAEEGATFTIHSPFGPSPCKVVTLDPPNELTFTWGDAGWKVSFLLEEEEDKTSFTLIHGGWGQADEIVPGPGPDKTNKDIRDTMDNGWDSIVYEALRKVVEG, encoded by the coding sequence ATGTCAACAGTTCCTGAAATTCGAAAACAAACAGTATTTCAAGCACCAATTGAAAAAGTATGGCAGGCCGTCGCTACTGCAGAAGGAATCGCATCTTGGTTTATGGAAAACGATTTTACTGCCGAAGAAGGGGCGACGTTTACGATTCATTCTCCATTCGGACCATCTCCATGTAAGGTTGTTACGTTAGATCCACCAAATGAACTTACTTTTACATGGGGAGACGCTGGATGGAAGGTATCTTTCCTACTTGAAGAAGAAGAAGACAAAACTTCTTTTACTCTCATTCACGGTGGATGGGGACAAGCTGATGAGATTGTTCCAGGACCAGGTCCAGACAAAACGAATAAAGATATTCGAGATACGATGGATAACGGCTGGGATTCGATTGTTTATGAAGCGTTAAGAAAAGTGGTTGAAGGTTAA